One Ovis aries strain OAR_USU_Benz2616 breed Rambouillet chromosome 24, ARS-UI_Ramb_v3.0, whole genome shotgun sequence genomic window, AGGAAAGCCACTCCCGCCAAACCTGGGCAGGTGAGAGCGAACCTGCGCAGGTGAGAAACGAGCTTCTTCCGGGCTGCCCCTGACGGCAACGCTGGCGCGCACGCGCGATTCGGCAGGTGGGCGTGGCCACGAAGCGACGCACGGAAGACGGGTGCGCGGGGGTGGGGCCGCGCCTGCGCAGGCCGCTCCGCCATGGCGGCCGCCTGAGCGCCGTGGTGAGAGGCTCGGGTGTGACTTCTGGCTGCGGTCGGCGGCGGGTAAGCCCTTTGGAGGAGCGGCGGCACGGGGAAGGATGCAGGGGACCTCTTGGCACCGAACCTGGCCTTGAAGCGCGGGCTTCCCCACGGACTTGAAGCCTGGGTCCCGGGTCAGCCTCAGTTTGCATAAGCGCGCAtgtcggggggcgggggtggagccCATGCCTGCCTGTGGGTTTCCGTCTGGGGTCCAGGCAGCCCCTGGGTTTTGGATTAGGAAGAGACGACGATGCTGGAGCTGTGACTCTTGATTGAGAGGGCATGCGTAGCCCGCCGGCTGGAGTCCTCGGAAGCGGCATGACAGAGGGAACGAAGAGTCCTAAGGACCGAGGACCCTGGAGCCCCCGACTCTGACCCGCGCCGTGGCCGGGGCCAAGTCTCAGGCTCCAGCCCTGGGTCTCGGCTCCGGAATTGCGCCCAGTTCCcggcgacttcactttgacttttcactttcatgcattggagaaggaactggcaacccactccagtgttcttgcctggagaatcccagggacgggggagcctggtgggctgctgtctccggggtcgcacagagtcggacacgactgaagcgacgcagcagcagcccGGTCATTGATAACCCTGTGACACCTGGCAGAGAGAGAGcctgggaggcaggcaggtggtTCAACCCCCTAGATCCCGGCAAACTGCTTTTAGCGGGCAGCCCTGGCAGGGTTAGGATGACAGCGTCGGCGTCAGGCCCCCATAGCCTAGCAGAACCAAAGACACTTGTCAGCAACTCCTGTGAGATGAATCTGCAGCACGAAGGAGGGGGCGGAGGTCCCATCTGCATTTGGGGtgtcctttccctcctccccagtcAGGAGAGGGGACTGAAGCCCATCCAGCCTCAGATTCCCAGACCGACTGTGAGTCAGCTGTTCCTAAGTAGAGAAACTGATTATTGCCTTTTCCCATCTTCCAGCACATCCTTTAATAATTACTCTTATCAATGCtataatgatgaaagtgaaagtgtgagtcactcagtcgtgtctgactctttgcaaccccgtggactgtagccccaccaggttcctctgtccatagatttctccaggcaagaatactggagtgggtagccattcccttctccaggggatcttcccgacccagggatcaaaccctcttctcttctctctcctgcactggcaggcaagttctttaccagctgaggcacaggGGAagttgagcacttactatgtattGAACCCTGAAAGTGatcattgtctcatttaatgcTCACGTAGACCCTGAGACGGAATTCCCAGAAATCTGGTTCTAGGAAAAGCCCCTTAAAGGGAATCCCCTTTACCTAGTACTTACTCCATTGTAGAGTGTTTCCTAGAAGGCTGGGGCATGTTggatttcaaaacagaaatttcaGGGAATCTAGATCATACCACCTGAACGCACCCGATCtcatctgatctcagaagctaagcagggtcgggcCTGTTTGGCACTTGGACGGGAGAAATTTCAACTGCAGATTAAGAAGGGAGCCTATTTTTTTGTCTATATTTAAAAGTATTGGTGTATAACTGCAATGTATACACCAATACATCTTTCAGTCCTCAGGGAGCCAAATATGCCTTTAAAACGCATGGTTGGCCTACACTGTGTTTAGACTGGATCCTCTTTGTGGATCCATCCTAATTTTTCAGGTCCTCATTGTTTGAGGTCTTTTGCTTATGAGGCAGCaactctccccacccacccaccccccagcaTTTCTCCTCCATCACTTTCATTGACACCATGAAATCTTGCATCCGTTTATCAGATTCACCTCACAACCCACTTACTTTGTGCTGGCTTATCACGTCAGATAGAAAGGCCAGCATGGAGTGACTCTTCTATAGAAAAGGTTTGTGTTGGTGCTTTTGCTTGCCCGTGGCAAGTGCTTAAATGTAGGAACTCCAGTTATGTGGATTCAGATTATAGACTGTGGCTTATGACGATCCCATTTTCCAATTGAAGGAATGGAGGCTCAAGAGGTTTCATGACATTCGTGGGGCACACCGCTAGTGCACACATCTACCCAGATATGTCGGCGAGGGCGGTCAGACGGGGGTCAGGGATTGTGGCGAGTTTGTGTCACAAACACCTGAAACCAACCCCATGACAAGAAAATTGTGGGGTTTATTAACAGTTGCTGTGCACCAAGGACTCTGCTCAGTGCTTAACCCACAGCCTCCACATCCTACTGCCCCCCAACCCTGCAAGCTGAGAATATAGCTGAAGAAACTGATCCAGAGAGGTGAAATAATTTTCTCAGGGTCACCCATGAGGTTGGAGACCAGATTTAGCACCCGCTCCGCCCAGCATCACAGCCCTAGGCTCTGtccacatgctgctgctgtttgATGGTTTTTGATGAGGTGGAACATTTGGATGGAGGAAGAgccttcctgtttttcttttttttttttttttttggccatgcctaaaggaatgtgggatcttagttccctgaccagggatcaaactcaccccctgcattagaagtgcagagtcttaacctctggactgccagggaagtctcaaacctttctgttttgttttgtttttcccacattttagaagagtttacttttgtgtgtgtatgttgctttctgccaaacatcagcatgaataaGCCACAGGTATgtttatgtcccctccctcttgacgctccctccccatcccacccctctaggttgttacagagccccagtttgagttccctgagtcatacagcaaattccactggctgtctattttacatatggtaatatcaccctttccttcctcccctacCCCCTCCCCGCGCCCACCCCCTCCCTGCCACcgtaaccataagtctgttctctatgtctccattgctgccctgcaaataatttcatcagtaccagCTTTCAGTCGTGcccggactctgcgaccccatggactgtagcctaccaggctcttccgtccatgggattttccaggcaagagtattggagtgggttgccatttccttctccaccatatatatgcattagtatataatattttttttctgacttactttgtataataggccctaggttcatccacctcattagaactgactcaaatgtgtttacttttatggctgagtagtattccattggctctgtgcaccacagcttctCTGTCCGTTCGTCTGTCGCtggccatctaggttgcttccctgctctagctattgtaagtagtattgcagtgaacgttggggtgcatgtgtccttttcagttttggtttcctcagggtgtatgcctcggggtgggattgctaggtcatgtggtggttttatcctagttttttaaggaatctccaaactgtcttccatagtCCAAGCCTTCCTGTTTTTAACCACTTTGCCTCCAGCATGAGTTTCCAAATTTTAGTTACTGCTGGGTCACCTTCATAATTTTTCAAAACCTATATATCACCTGTACAATGATTCCTTTAGTTGATTTTGCTTTAAATCCActaactatttttaaagtttaaaaagaaaattttaaaacaaatgatatGTTGGCAGCTGGCGTCAATTTCTAGGAAGAAAAACGATTATAGGGAAAAACTACTAAATATAATGTGTAAATTGTGATTAAATACTGCTTTAGGAAAAGCTAGCTGCCAGAGACATTTGACTAATGGAGAAAACTGATCGTGAACTGGGTTTTAAATGATATAAAGGAATTCTTAGTTATCTTAGGTCTGCTAATGGTCTTTTGGTTATGTAGGAGCATGTTCTTATGAGACAGACATGTTGAATTATTTAGAATTAAAATGTCATGATGTCTGGAAGGTGCTCAGttcaggggaggaaaaaaacctAGATAGATTGATTGATCACATATGACAGTGTGAATGATCACTGAATCTAAGCAGTGGATATGTGGCTGTTTATTACACTGTGCCCTCAACTTGCTAGTATTTGAAATTCTTCATAATGAAAAGGTTGGAAAAAATAGAAAGGGTAGGAAAACTGTTTTCAGTATAAATGGAAATGTGGACCCCTTGCCATAAATAAAAGGTCACTATGAAAGTCAGCACAGTGTGAAACAGAGTGGCAGTTCTGTGTATCATCTTGCCAGGGCCCTGAGACTCTCCTGCAGGATTATGAGAGGACTCGAAAGGGAAGCCTTTCTTCCAGGGTGACCGGGAGCGCTCTGCCCCCGGGGTGGGTCGTTCACACcgctccccgccccaccccaggaGCTGCTGTTTAAGGACTTGCTCTCGCCCCTCaggtgctgctgtccatggtcaCCGTGGAGCCCGGGCCCATGGTCACCGGCTCCCGCGCCGGCCATGGACGAGATCACCTTCAGAAGCGACACCGTGCTGTCAGACGTCCACCTGTACACCCCGAACCAGAGGCACCTCATGGTGCGGCTGAACGGCATGGGGCAGCCTGGTAAGGAGCCCACTGTGTTTCCTGCGTCCTCACAGAAAGGACGGGGGGGACTGGCTTGTCTGACTTACCCTCGCACCACTTCTTAGGAGCCCCTGTCTCACGGAGCAAGCCCCTGAGCTTTCCCGAGCACCTGCCGTGTGCCAGGCCTGATGCGATGCTGGGAAAGTGGAAGGAATGGGCAGAACTCTGCCCTCCGGAGCCCACGGACCAGTCGGGGAGAGCTGGCCTCTACCAGGCTGGCGCCGCCCACCAGGGCTCCCTGGTTTTCTTCCCACACACCCTCCCCCACTCCTCTAGCCCAAGggatcttttcttcctttctttttaatatttacttttacttaattatttggctgcgccaggtctaagttgcagcacacaggttctttgctcttctttgccacatgtgggatctagttccctgaccagggatcgaactgggacCCTCTGCACTcagagtgcagaatcttagccactggatcaccaaggaagtgccccaggggatcttttgaaAAATGCAGATCACACCACCGCCCAGATTCAGACCCTCCGGTGGCTTCCCGTGCTCTCAGAATGAAACCAGAGTCCTTACCTTGGCCTTTGAGGCCCGGCCCGGCCCCTGCCCGAGTGCCCACACCGCTCTCTCCCCCCATCAATGCCCAGCAGCCACTTCCAGGTCCTTCTGTCCCTCACAGCAGGCACACACCTTCCTCTCTGAGCACCTTTGCGCCTGCTCTTCCTGTACCCGGAACATTCCCCCTCCCGGGACCTCCCTGGCCGCCTTCCCCAGCTCCTGTCACCCTGTGTTTGCTTATTGCTCTGTCACAGTTGGTCACTCTCCCTTTCCCTCGTGTCCCCGTTTGGATTCCAGGATTCAGGGAACTGGCTCGGGACAGATGAGCTACTTGCCCCGGGGGGTCAGACAGCAGAGGCGGGGAGGACTCTGGCCCAGGACTGCCCACTCAAATCCTGGCACCTCCTCCCTCCAGCCTGGCACCGTACTCTTACCAAAACCTGTCCCAGTGACTCTGTGGGCCCCAGGTGGTGAGGGCCTGGCATCCATGTCCCAGCCTGCAGACCTCAAGGCAGGATGGTACAGCAAGGAGGGCAGTAGCCCAGGGGTCGGGGAGACTGGATTTGGATCCTGCCTCAGCCATACCCACAGCTGTGTGACCGTGGTTGGCTCATgtaacctctgagcctcagtttcctcgtctgtaagaTGGAGCACCACTGTTGTGTTCACGGCCGCTGTGCGGCGTCAATGAGAGCACGTGAGCTGAGTGCCTGCAGCGTAGGCAGAGCGCAGCTGCTCTGAAGGCCGCAGCTTCACGGCCGAGTCACACGGGCCTTCTCTGCTGCCATCACGACGTCCCCACCTGGCGTGAACAGAGCTCCCTCTGCTGTGCAGTAGGACCTTAtttgtctcctcccctctccGCTGGCCCAGCCTTTAAAACTCTTTCCAGATGGAAATTgaggaaaggaaatacaaaaggaGACAGTGTAGAAATACTCTACTTGTGTGTTTCGTTTTCAGTCTTCCTGTCCCAGTTCAAGCTTCTGTGGGACCGAGACTCTCAGACTGACTCAGGGGCCAAGGGTGGTGACCACACAGAGGGGACCCCTCCCACTGGCGCCGTCTGCAGCCGCATGGGGGCCTCCCTCCAGGCGGGGGCCGGCACCATCACCCCAGAGGGGTTGGAGGCTCAGCTGGACGAGGATGGGGACTTGGACGTCGTGAGAAGACCCCGGGCTGCCTCCGCCTCCGAGCCACTGGGGCCTCCGAGAGACAAGGTACATCCCACGATTCTAACACAGGAGGAAGACGACGTCCTGGGAGACGAAGCCCCGGAGAGCAGCCCCTACAATGTCATCAAAATAGGTAAAGGGCCACTCACCTGCCGCCAGGGCAGCGCCACAGTGGGTCAGGGCACACAGCCCCCTGAGCGCAGCCCAGTCCAGCCATCGCAGGGCAGGCCGGGTCAGCGGGACCCGAGCGCGGACACTGGAGCCCACCGGGAAGCGCGCCAAAAGGTGGTCtgatcccccttctcctccagcctcctcaGTGGCTCCCATTGCCCTCAGGACACAGTCCGTGTGCTCAGCTCAGCTTTGCCCGCCTCCCCAGCCTCAGTTCCCACCACCGCCCACCCTCTCACTTTCCTTGCGCTTCCTCACCTGCACGCCTCTGCTCAAGTGAACCGCCGTCCCGGAGGGCCTGCCCCTGCCCTGATTCCCTGGCTGACAAGTTCCCGGTTGTCGTAGTCCGAGTCCCAGCTAGGCAGTCAGTTGTTCCAGAAGCCTGCTGCCGCCGCTGCCACCTGCATCAACATTCTGAGCCCATGCAGCCGCCCGGCTGTGGGTCGGGGTTATCGGTGGACGACTGGGCCAGCAGGGGCGGGCAGCAGGGAGACCTGGCAGATTGCAGAGCCAGATTGGGGCAGAGGAAGACGAAGAGGGAAGTAGATCCGTAGTCAACCTGGAGGAGCGGGTGGGCCGATCAGATGGCCGTGGGAGTGGGAGCTAGAAGCTGGGGGGGCAGGGCAGACACAGCGGCGGGAGAGGCGGGGCGGAAGGGGGTCTCAGCAGGCCCTCAGGCAGGGCCCAGAGCGTCCATACTGCCCGGGGTCAGGGCAGAGGGTGTTGGCCGAGCAGGGATTTTGATCTCTGGAAATGTCAAGAGTGGAAAGCGGCCAGGACAGGAAGTCAGCCGGTAGTGATGAGGCACCTGTTGTGTTTTGATGAATCACCTCACGTGGTCTTCACAGCCCCTCTAGGGCGTGGTTCAGATGAGGAGGTAACAGGCTCGAGGCCCTGCAGTATGGGGCCAGTAAGGGAGGCTCTGAACCCATGTGGACCGTCTCCACAGGCAGGGCTCCGGCCACCCCAGCCCTGCTCGTCTGCGGGGAGGAGCTCTGATTTGAATCTGTTCACTGAGATCCAGAGTCCAGGTGGTGCCTGGGGTCCCAGGTAAAGGCCTCCCTCGATACTGGCCCAGGTCGGGGGCTTGGGGTCCACTGAACTCTCTCAAAAACCCTAATAGAACAGCCACGCTGATGGCAGCCCGGTCAGCAGCCCAGCGGACAGTGACCGAGCGCCTGCAGGTTTCCGGCCAGCTGGGTCTGGATCCCTCGGTGGGGACCCTTCTCTGTCTTCTGTGGATTGTCTCTAGTCCCTGTGGCCTTCCCAgggatgaaagtgaagtcgctcagtcatgtccgactctttgcaaccccatggactgcagcctacaacgctcctccatccatgagattttccgggcaagactacaggagtgggttgccatttccttctccagaggatcttcccaacccagggatcgaacctgggtctcccgcattgtaggcagatgctttaccatctgagccaccagggaagtccaagggatgagattcccatttcacagaggagggagcttgcccaggtcacacagctagtcagcAGCAGAGCCTTCACTCACACCAGGTGTGTCCGACACCACCGCCCATGTTCCCTACCCACGTCGTGTGATCAGAACATTGGAAAGTTCTGTTGTCAAAAATCTAACATTACTCGTGGACCAGCTAGGAATTCACAGACACAAGGTTCTAAGTAAATTATGAGCATTTCCCCCACTTTATAGATAAAGAACTGGGACccaaagagaaagcagaagaggCAGGGCTGGAGCTTGGGCTGTTGGATCTCAAGCCACTTGCCTTTTCCATTGGCCTGTGACTCAGGCAAGTACTGTAACATCAGagttcagtttcctcttctgtgaaatgggtataatCTCCCCTGGTTGTAAGAAACAGAGGGAGCTGGCCCACATAGagctcttagcacagtgcctggcgcatagtaggtgctcaataaacatgagcTGCCATCAGGTTTCATTCCTGAGGATCAATCTGAGTGCGGAGGAGGGAGATAGCTGAGGAGGAGAGTCTGGGTTCCCACAGGTCTGGAGACTGTCCTGCCGGCCGGGCACCCCTCAGACACTGAGACTATTTGCCTCGCCCCCTTTGCTAACGCTGGGGTTTctcatggagcttcccaggtggctcagtggtaaagaatctgcctgccaatgcaggagatttgggtttgatccctgggtcaggaagatgccctggaggaggaaatggcaacccatttcattattcttacctgaaaaatcccctggacagaggagcttggcgggcagcagtccatggggtcacaaagatttggacacaactgagcgactgagtacgCATGAAAAGTTCCTTGGGCTGGGCTTTTATGCTCTCATGAGGCCACTGGGATTAAGTATAAACTGGCTTTCCCGTGAATCAGGAGCTCCCCACCCTTGACCCTGGTTAGGGAGGCCTTTGAGCCCACGAATGAGGTGATATTATTTCTGCATCTTGTGAAGGAGCAAACCATGGCTCTGGTCCTGAGAAGGTCAGTGACTCATGCCACCAGCCAGATCCGTGACTGAGCCTGGGTCACCCTCAGGTCTGTGAGTTCAGTCCACGTTCTCGCTCAAGGGAAGCCAAGCACCCCTTCAATGCAGCCGAAGGCAAAACTTAAGTCCACGGGACCTCTGGGAGAAAAGACCAGGCTCAGACTACTGAGATCCCCATGGAAGGGTGCCCCTGGCTTGGCCAGGCAGACTGGAAGGAGGCAAAGAAAGATGGGATGAGGCCCCTCTCGGGGGACCCAAGTCACAGCAGGGACAGTGGGTCAGGGGCCGTGCAGGGGCCACAGAGActgggaggaggtggggtggggtcttGGGACTGAAGGTCCAAGGCAACTGGAGAAGAGAGTCCCCCGGGAAGGCcccttctcacacacacactcagacacgcGCGCACCGCTTCAGCCTCGCTGTCTCTTCTCTCACGCTTGCTCCCTGCTCCTGGTTTGGTGGGGGTCGAGCTGCCCTGCTGTGCGTGTGTCCTGGCATTTGATTTGCTGGCCGTCACCATCTCGCTTCAAGACGCAAGGGCCGGCTCTCCTCTAACAGGAAGAATGTTCGCCGTCACTCTTTCTCCTTGATCTCGTAGTTCTGTCCGCCATCCCGACCCCAGCAACCGACACTAGATTGTGTTCTGTGTTTGAGCATACTTTGAGTGGAGTGTGGGGTATGTGTTCGTGGTTAAGTCGGGCCAAGTCCTCTTGTGACTggtgtgtgcaggcttcagtgatCTGAAGGAGAGGAATGCTCATCCCACCCTGGAGGCTGGTGGAGGGCCGCGTGGCCTGTGTTTCAGCTGCTGTTTGGAACGCCCGCCTCCAGCCCCCGTCCCACCGTGTCGGCCACCTCCCCCGCACCCCATCTGTGTTCTGTCCAGCCCTGTTTTCATGGTGGCCCTTTCTCTCTTGGTTTCCGCCCCCTCCAGAGCACACCATGGCCACCCCCCTGGAGGATGTTGGCAAGCAGGTGGGTAGGTCCCGTCCACTCCCCGTGGCCCTGCAGGGTCTCTTGATTGCCTCCGGTCACCCGCCGTTcctgccccctctcccctccaggtATGGCGGGGTGCCCTACTCCTGGCAGACTACATCCTGTTCCAGCGAGACCTCTTCCAGGGTCGCACGGTGTTGGAGCTTGGGGCGGGCACCGGGCTGGCCAGCATCATTGCAGCCACCGTGGCGCAGACTGTGTACTGTACAGGTAATGCCCCGCCATCCCAGGCTGGGGGGAGCATTCTCTCCACAAAGGGTGTGCTGACTGGATAAAAAACGGAGGGAGGGAGACTGGGAATCTGACCTTGGCAGCTCTTGATTCAGCCCTCCTCCTTGGCTGGTTTTCTCCACCCTCTGCTGTTTTCCCAGCAATCCTAGGGTGCAGGACCAGCAGCTTGACTGGTACCTGTGCTCACACCCCCTCAAGAGAGTAAACATCTCAGGAAATCAGGAAGAATGTGCCTCTAATAAGGCTTAAAGATGGGTTTCCCAGatagcattagtggtaaagaacccccctgccaacacaggagacatgagagacacaggttcagtccctgggtcgggaagatcccctggaggagagactggcaatccactccagtattcttgcctagagaatccccatggacagaggagcctggtgggctacagttgcagagctggacatgactgaagtgacttaatataaggcttcagttcagtcactcagtcgtgtctgactctttgagaccccaggaaccatagcacaccaggcctccctgtccatcaccaactcccggagttcactcaaactcatgtccattgagtcggtgatgccatccagccatctcatcctctgtcgtccccttctcctcctgccctcaatctttcccagcatcagggtcttttcaaatgagtcagctctttgcaccaggtagccaaagtattggagtttcagctttagcatcagtccttccaatgaaccctcaggactgatctcctttaggatggactgatctcctttaggatggactggttggatctccttgcagtccaagggactctcaagtctcctgcagcaCCACAGGCTTAAagactgtttgtttgttttttttcctgattatggAAATCTTGCCTACGCTCTGTGGAAAATTTGTAGAACAGCAAATAAATTTCGTCATAATTTCACAAGCCCCAGATAGTGTCAACAGTGTGCAGGTCACTGCATGCCAGACATGGGAAACCTGGGGTGAATGAAGCAGATGAAGTCGCTGTACGCGGGAGGCTTCGGAGTCTATTTTTTAACtgtgtaaattattttttacagCCTTTTCCTTTGTGTGTACATGTTCCCAAATAACTTAGATCAAACTATATATATTCAGTGCCTTATCCTGTCAAAAATGTCAGAAAATAGAAAGCACATTTTCCGTTGTCATTAAAAGTTActtataaataacttttaatggctgattcatgtcagtataTGGCCAAAACTactataatattaaaaagaaattagcctccaattaaaataaattaatttttaagaattaactTTTAATGATCAAGCTGTATTtcatctcccttttttttttttaaccattctcCTATTGCTAGACATTTGGTTGTTTTCATTTGGTATggttgttgttgggttttttttttttttgcttttcctttgtacTGCAACCAATACCTTTTTGCATCTTCGGTTGATAATCCTTAAAGCAGATTCCTGGGAGTGAGTGGGACCTTTCTTAAGCTTTGAtgtaagtgtgttagtcactcagtcgtgtcttactctgccaccccatggactatagcctaccaggcttctctgtccatggaattctctagacaagaatactggagtgggttgccgtgccctcttccaggggatcttcccaacccagggatcaaacctaggtctcttgcattgcaagcagattctttaccatctgagccaccagggaagcctgtatttaATGTACttaataattgctttttaaaagttctattttgaaataatgttaGATTCACACAGAAGTTGCTAGAATAGTACAGAA contains:
- the METTL22 gene encoding methyltransferase-like protein 22 isoform X5, with protein sequence MDEITFRSDTVLSDVHLYTPNQRHLMVRLNGMGQPVFLSQFKLLWDRDSQTDSGAKGGDHTEGTPPTGAVCSRMGASLQAGAGTITPEGLEAQLDEDGDLDVVRRPRAASASEPLGPPRDKVHPTILTQEEDDVLGDEAPESSPYNVIKIEHTMATPLEDVGKQVWRGALLLADYILFQRDLFQGRTVLELGAGTGLASIIAATVAQTVYCTDVGADLLAMCQRNIALNSHLLASGGGVVKVKELDWLRDDLCTDPEVPFSWSKEDISHLYSHTTILLAAEVFYDDDLTDAVFKTLSRLAHKLKNACTAILSVEKRLNFTLRHLDVTCEAYDHFRAWLQRLEGLAGGRLRFAVEPVDATFPQLLVYERIQQLVALCETKVSFAHLGIRPSVCCRNSGRSLWNQ
- the METTL22 gene encoding methyltransferase-like protein 22 isoform X6, producing the protein MDEITFRSDTVLSDVHLYTPNQRHLMVRLNGMGQPVFLSQFKLLWDRDSQTDSGAKGGDHTEGTPPTGAVCSRMGASLQAGAGTITPEGLEAQLDEDGDLDVVRRPRAASASEPLGPPRDKVHPTILTQEEDDVLGDEAPESSPYNVIKIEHTMATPLEDVGKQVWRGALLLADYILFQRDLFQGRTVLELGAGTGLASIIAATVAQTVYCTDVGADLLAMCQRNIALNSHLLASGGGVVKVKELDWLRDDLCTDPEVPFSWSKEDISHLYSHTTILLAAEVFYDDDLTDAVFKTLSRLAHKLKNACTAILSVEKRLNFTLRHLDVTCEAYDHFRAWLQRLEGLAGGRLRFAVEPVDATFPQLLVYERIQQLELWKIFVEPVTDPTVSVDTASQPFS